Proteins from a genomic interval of Salmo salar chromosome ssa14, Ssal_v3.1, whole genome shotgun sequence:
- the LOC106568749 gene encoding F-box-like/WD repeat-containing protein TBL1XR1 has protein sequence MSISSDEVNFLVYRYLQESGFSHSAFTFGIESHISQSNINGALVPPAALISIIQKGLQYVEAEVSINEDGTLFDGRPIESLSLIDAVMPDVVQTRQQAYREKLAHQQQAAGAGSASGTQGPQPGGTKNGEGGTAANGEENGAHALANHHADMMEVDGDVEIPQNKAMVLRGHESEVFICAWNPVNDLLASGSGDSTARIWNLSENSTGSSTQLVLRHCIREGGQDVPSNKDVTSLDWNSEGTLLATGSYDGFARIWTKDGNLASTLGQHKGPIFALKWNKKGNFILSAGVDKTTIIWDAHTGEAKQQFPFHSAPALDVDWQSNNTFASCSTDMCIHVCKLGQDRPVKTFQGHTNEVNAIKWDPTGSLLASCSDDMTLKIWSMKQDSCVHDLQAHSKEIYTIKWSPTGPGTNNPNASLMLASASFDSTVRLWDVERGVCIHTLTRHQEPVYSVAFSPDGRHLASGSFDKCVHIWNTQTGALVHSYRGTGGIFEVCWNATGDKVGASASDGSVCVLDLRK, from the exons ATGAGCATTAGCAGTGATGAGGTCAACTTCCTGGTGTACAGATACCTGCAAGAGTCAG GCTTCTCCCATTCGGCTTTCACCTTTGGCATAGAAAGCCACATCAGCCAGTCCAATATCAACGGAGCCCTGGTTCCCCCTGCTGCCCTCATCTCCATCATCCAGAAGGGCCTGCAGTACGTGGAGGCAGAGGTCAGCATCAATGAG GATGGCACTCTGTTTGACGGGCGGCCCATCGAGTCGCTGTCTCTGATCGACGCTGTGATGCCCGATGTGGTGCAGACGCGGCAGCAGGCCTACCGGGAAAAGCTGGCCCATCAGCAGCAGGCAGCCGGGGCTGGCAGCGCCAGTGGCACCCAGGGCCCCCAGCCCGGTGGCACCAAGAACGGAGAGGGTGGAACCGCTGCCAACGGCGAGGAGAATGGCGCCCACGCCTTAGCAA ACCACCATGCAGACATGATGGAGGTGGACGGGGACGTTGAGATTCCCCAGAACAAGGCCATGGTGCTGCGAGGCCACGAGTCCGAGGTGTTCATCTGTGCCTGGAACCCCGTCAATGACCTGCTCGCCTCAGG gtCTGGGGATTCAACGGCGCGGATCTGGAACCTGAGTGAGAACAGCACAGGCAGCTCCACCCAGCTGGTGCTGAGACACTGCATACGGGAGGGGGGTCAGGACGTACCCAGCAACAAAGACGTCACCTCACTGGACTGGAat AGTGAGGGTACGCTGCTAGCCACAGGCTCGTACGATGGCTTTGCCAGAATATGGACTAAAGACG GTAATCTCGCCAGTACCTTGGGCCAGCACAAAGGTCCTATATTTGCCCTCAAATGGAATAAGAAAGGCAACTTTATCCTCAGTGCAGGAGTAGATAAG ACCACGATCATTTGGGATGCTCACACAGGGGAGGCCAAGCAGCAATTTCCCTTTCACTCAGCGCCGGCCCTGGACGTGGACTGGCAGAGCAACAACACGTTTGCCTCCTGCAGCACGGACATGTGCATCCATGTGTGTAAGCTGGGCCAGGACCGGCCAGTCAAGACCTTCCAGGGACACACG AATGAAGTGAACGCAATCAAGTGGGATCCTACGGGGAGTCTGCTGGCCTCCTGCTCCGACGACATGACACTCAAG ATCTGGAGTATGAAGCAGGACTCGTGTGTCCACGACCTGCAGGCCCACAGTAAGGAGATCTACACCATCAAGTGGAGCCCCACGGGGCCTGGGACCAACAATCCCAATGCCAGTCTGATGCTGGCCAG TGCGTCGTTTGACTCGACTGTGCGCCTGTGGGACGTGGAGCGTGGCGTGTGCATCCACACTCTCACCCGCCACCAAGAGCCCGTCTACAGTGTGGCCTTCAGCCCCGACGGGCGCCACCTAGCCAGCGGCTCCTTCGACAAGTGTGTCCACATCTGGAACACACAG ACGGGTGCTTTAGTCCACAGCTACAGGGGAACGGGGGGCATCTTCGAGGTGTGCTGGAACGCTACGGGGGACAAAGTGGGAGCCAGCGCGTCAGACGGATCA gTTTGTGTATTAGACCTGAGGAAATGA